The following are from one region of the Salmo trutta chromosome 20, fSalTru1.1, whole genome shotgun sequence genome:
- the LOC115156375 gene encoding LOW QUALITY PROTEIN: WD repeat, SAM and U-box domain-containing protein 1-like (The sequence of the model RefSeq protein was modified relative to this genomic sequence to represent the inferred CDS: inserted 2 bases in 2 codons), giving the protein MSWEGTGRKLSGPGHSRLLVSDWPEDISAWLSEESMEELVTTFTANNIDGPVFDSVGLRKVEALKAALTGPGAPDEFLCPITREVLKDPVIAADGYSYENETVESWISAKXRPSPMTNLXLPTILVTPNRSLKTAIGRWTAR; this is encoded by the exons ATGTCGTGGGAAG GAACAGGAAGGAAGCTGTCAGGACCAGGTCACTCAAGGCTGCTGGTGAGCGATTGGCCCGAGGACATCTCAGCCTGGCTGAGTGAGGAGAGCATGGAGGAGCTGGTCACCACCTTCACAGCCAACAACATCGACGGCCCCGTCTTTGAT TCTGTGGGTCTGAGGAAGGTGGAGGCTCTGAAAGCAGCGTTGACGGGACCAGGTGCTCCAGATGAGTTCCTCTGTCCCATCACCAGAGAGGTGTTGAAGGACCCTGTCATCGCTGCAG ATGGATATTCCTATGAGAACGAGACCGTTGAGAGTTGGATCAGCGCTA ACCGCCCCAGTCCCATGACCAACC CCTTACCAACCATTTTGGTCACGCCCAACAGGAGCCTGAAGACCGCTATTggccgttggactgccagatag